From a region of the Tachypleus tridentatus isolate NWPU-2018 chromosome 1, ASM421037v1, whole genome shotgun sequence genome:
- the LOC143247288 gene encoding terminal nucleotidyltransferase 5C-like isoform X1 — protein sequence MEATFGSEDGVFKEWGSLAVRSDPSCHRLRMNTQGQISEDGQRFAVLSYEQVKRLHNIMDEVVPIHGRGNFPTLEIKLKDLVRVVRTNLEQDDVHVKDIRLNGGAASYVLGPENSFYNDLDLIFAVELSTQRDYERVKGAVLHSLLAFLPEGVCKTRISSCSLKEAYVHKMVKVTESDRWSLISLSNNRGRNMELKFVNSMKRQFEFSVDSFQIVLDSLLLFYDCAQMAMDDTLYPTIVAESVYGDFQEALYHLHKKLISTRNPEEIRGGGLLKYCNLLVRDYKPAVPDDIKSLERYMCSRFFIDFSDVGQQRNKLENYLANHFIGDDHSKYEYLMILYRVVDESTVCLMGHERRQTLTLIVQLAYQVYAQEHSQLILKTQQLSPYDLTSPGHQVMLGSGFFFSPYIATCYPCGWLPCA from the exons ATGGAGGCAACTTTTGGTTCTGAAGATGGCGTATTTAAAGAG TGGGGAAGTCTTGCTGTTCGATCTGATCCCTCCTGCCATCGACTAAGAATGAATACCCAGGGCCAAATATCAGAAGATGGTCAGCGGTTTGCTGTATTGAGCTACGAACAGGTCAAGCGACTGCATAACATCATGGATGAGGTGGTACCCATCCACGGAAGAGGCAACTTTCCCACGTTAGAAATTAAGCTGAAAGACCTTGTGCGGGTTGTTCGGACTAATTTGGAGCAGGACGACGTACACGTGAAAGATATCAGACTCAACGGAGGCGCTGCAAGTTACGTTTTAGGCCCTGAAAATTCTTTCTACAATGATCTGGATTTGATTTTTGCCGTTGAGCTTTCGACACAACGAGATTACGAGAGAGTTAAGGGAGCAGTTTTACACTCACTGCTTGCTTTTCTGCCGGAAGGAGTTTGTAAAACTCGAATAAGCAGTTGTAGCCTAAAAGAAGCTTATGTGCACAAAATGGTGAAAGTTACGGAGAGTGATCGTTGGAGCTTAATATCGCTAAGTAACAATAGGGGGAGAAATATGGAACTTAAATTCGTCAACTCCATGAAGCGTCAGTTTGAGTTCAGCGTTGATTCCTTTCAGATCGTCCTGGATTCTTTGCTGTTGTTTTATGATTGTGCTCAGATGGCTATGGACGATACTCTCTACCCTACTATCGTGGCAGAAAGTGTGTATGGAGACTTTCAAGAAGCCCTCTACCACCTTCATAAGAAGCTGATATCCACCCGCAATCCGGAAGAGATACGGGGTGGAGGCCTGCTGAAATACTGCAACCTTCTAGTTCGAGATTATAAACCTGCGGTACCGGATGACATCAAATCTCTTGAGAGGTATATGTGTTCGAGATTTTTTATAGATTTCAGCGACGTTGGGCAGCAGCGAAATAAACTCGAGAATTACCTTGCAAATCATTTCATTGGTGATGACCACAGCAAATATGAGTATTTGATGATCTTATACAGGGTCGTGGACGAAAGTACAGTGTGTCTTATGGGCCACGAACGGCGACAGACGCTGACGCTAATCGTACAGTTAGCCTACCAAGTGTACGCTCAAGAACACAGCCAGCTCATACTTAAGACACAACAACTCTCTCCGTACGATTTGACATCCCCAGGACACCAGGTCATGCTGGGTAGCGGTTTCTTTTTCTCACCGTACATCGCCACTTGCTACCCTTGCGGATGGTTGCCTTGCGCGTGA
- the LOC143247288 gene encoding terminal nucleotidyltransferase 5C-like isoform X2, producing MNTQGQISEDGQRFAVLSYEQVKRLHNIMDEVVPIHGRGNFPTLEIKLKDLVRVVRTNLEQDDVHVKDIRLNGGAASYVLGPENSFYNDLDLIFAVELSTQRDYERVKGAVLHSLLAFLPEGVCKTRISSCSLKEAYVHKMVKVTESDRWSLISLSNNRGRNMELKFVNSMKRQFEFSVDSFQIVLDSLLLFYDCAQMAMDDTLYPTIVAESVYGDFQEALYHLHKKLISTRNPEEIRGGGLLKYCNLLVRDYKPAVPDDIKSLERYMCSRFFIDFSDVGQQRNKLENYLANHFIGDDHSKYEYLMILYRVVDESTVCLMGHERRQTLTLIVQLAYQVYAQEHSQLILKTQQLSPYDLTSPGHQVMLGSGFFFSPYIATCYPCGWLPCA from the coding sequence ATGAATACCCAGGGCCAAATATCAGAAGATGGTCAGCGGTTTGCTGTATTGAGCTACGAACAGGTCAAGCGACTGCATAACATCATGGATGAGGTGGTACCCATCCACGGAAGAGGCAACTTTCCCACGTTAGAAATTAAGCTGAAAGACCTTGTGCGGGTTGTTCGGACTAATTTGGAGCAGGACGACGTACACGTGAAAGATATCAGACTCAACGGAGGCGCTGCAAGTTACGTTTTAGGCCCTGAAAATTCTTTCTACAATGATCTGGATTTGATTTTTGCCGTTGAGCTTTCGACACAACGAGATTACGAGAGAGTTAAGGGAGCAGTTTTACACTCACTGCTTGCTTTTCTGCCGGAAGGAGTTTGTAAAACTCGAATAAGCAGTTGTAGCCTAAAAGAAGCTTATGTGCACAAAATGGTGAAAGTTACGGAGAGTGATCGTTGGAGCTTAATATCGCTAAGTAACAATAGGGGGAGAAATATGGAACTTAAATTCGTCAACTCCATGAAGCGTCAGTTTGAGTTCAGCGTTGATTCCTTTCAGATCGTCCTGGATTCTTTGCTGTTGTTTTATGATTGTGCTCAGATGGCTATGGACGATACTCTCTACCCTACTATCGTGGCAGAAAGTGTGTATGGAGACTTTCAAGAAGCCCTCTACCACCTTCATAAGAAGCTGATATCCACCCGCAATCCGGAAGAGATACGGGGTGGAGGCCTGCTGAAATACTGCAACCTTCTAGTTCGAGATTATAAACCTGCGGTACCGGATGACATCAAATCTCTTGAGAGGTATATGTGTTCGAGATTTTTTATAGATTTCAGCGACGTTGGGCAGCAGCGAAATAAACTCGAGAATTACCTTGCAAATCATTTCATTGGTGATGACCACAGCAAATATGAGTATTTGATGATCTTATACAGGGTCGTGGACGAAAGTACAGTGTGTCTTATGGGCCACGAACGGCGACAGACGCTGACGCTAATCGTACAGTTAGCCTACCAAGTGTACGCTCAAGAACACAGCCAGCTCATACTTAAGACACAACAACTCTCTCCGTACGATTTGACATCCCCAGGACACCAGGTCATGCTGGGTAGCGGTTTCTTTTTCTCACCGTACATCGCCACTTGCTACCCTTGCGGATGGTTGCCTTGCGCGTGA